In one window of Deltaproteobacteria bacterium DNA:
- a CDS encoding recombinase A — translation MSAADLARLYEDLPAGALRKTGAVPSARPLVDPWAWENLTGRLIEISAARRGAQLTVASEIVVRAQIENELCAWVTPADQSFFPPDFADNGVDLESLVVIRGPDALRRLRAADHLARSGSFGLVVVDLCADPDVPQNALSRLGGLASHHALAIVFLTRTPPELPSLGPLVSLRFEAGCENAAAHPGDDPRRVCAWEVLKDKRHGPGRRREVNVDGPPGMR, via the coding sequence ATGAGCGCCGCCGATCTGGCCCGTCTGTACGAGGACCTGCCCGCTGGCGCCCTGCGCAAAACCGGGGCGGTGCCGTCCGCACGCCCGCTCGTCGATCCTTGGGCATGGGAAAACCTGACGGGCCGACTGATCGAGATCTCGGCGGCGCGGCGCGGCGCGCAGCTCACGGTCGCGTCCGAGATCGTCGTCCGGGCGCAGATCGAAAACGAGCTGTGCGCGTGGGTGACGCCCGCCGACCAGAGCTTTTTTCCGCCCGATTTCGCGGACAACGGGGTCGACCTGGAGAGCCTCGTCGTCATCCGCGGTCCCGACGCGCTCCGCCGGCTTCGGGCGGCGGATCATCTGGCCCGTTCGGGATCCTTCGGGCTGGTCGTCGTGGACCTTTGCGCCGACCCCGACGTGCCGCAAAACGCGCTCTCCCGGCTGGGAGGGCTCGCGTCGCATCACGCCCTGGCGATCGTCTTTCTCACGCGCACGCCGCCCGAGCTGCCGTCGCTCGGGCCGCTCGTCTCCCTGCGTTTCGAGGCCGGTTGCGAAAACGCCGCCGCGCATCCCGGCGACGACCCGCGGCGGGTGTGCGCGTGGGAGGTGCTCAAAGACAAGCGCCACGGGCCGGGGCGACGTCGCGAGGTGAACGTCGATGGCCCGCCTGGCATGCGTTGA
- the lexA gene encoding repressor LexA, whose amino-acid sequence MSRTPTGQTRERIYRFVAERLRRGDPPTIREIQRAMGLGAVEVARRHLENLVREGRLQKTAGAARGYRLPPESNPRSRRPMGIPLLGAVQAGALTTAFEDPEGWLSASPAMPPGEFFALRVRGESMTGAGIRPGDIAVVRRQERADSGDIVVALVEDEATVKRLRVRSGVVDLVPENSEFAPIRLSADAVRILGKVIEIRRYLEAIPFVES is encoded by the coding sequence ATGTCCAGAACACCGACCGGGCAGACCCGTGAGCGGATCTATCGCTTCGTCGCCGAACGGCTGCGTCGCGGCGATCCGCCGACGATCCGCGAGATCCAGCGCGCGATGGGCTTGGGCGCGGTCGAGGTCGCGCGCCGCCATCTGGAGAACCTCGTGCGCGAGGGCCGGCTGCAAAAGACGGCGGGTGCCGCCCGGGGGTATCGCCTGCCGCCCGAATCGAATCCGCGGTCGCGGCGTCCGATGGGCATCCCGCTGCTGGGCGCGGTGCAGGCGGGCGCGCTGACCACCGCGTTCGAGGACCCGGAGGGCTGGCTGTCCGCCTCGCCCGCCATGCCGCCGGGGGAGTTTTTCGCCCTGCGGGTGCGCGGCGAGAGCATGACGGGCGCGGGCATCCGGCCCGGCGACATCGCGGTCGTGCGCCGGCAGGAGCGCGCGGATTCGGGGGACATCGTCGTGGCGCTGGTCGAGGACGAGGCCACCGTCAAGCGGCTGCGCGTTCGGTCCGGCGTCGTCGATCTCGTCCCCGAGAATTCGGAATTCGCCCCGATCCGGCTCTCCGCCGATGCGGTCCGGATTTTAGGCAAGGTGATCGAGATCCGCCGCTACCTCGAAGCCATTCCCTTCGTGGAGTCCTGA